Proteins encoded by one window of Pseudorca crassidens isolate mPseCra1 chromosome 3, mPseCra1.hap1, whole genome shotgun sequence:
- the DAND5 gene encoding LOW QUALITY PROTEIN: DAN domain family member 5 (The sequence of the model RefSeq protein was modified relative to this genomic sequence to represent the inferred CDS: inserted 4 bases in 2 codons; deleted 1 base in 1 codon) encodes MILSQLTTLLSLLSGAWPPTGSGRPGPRGLPAQPQAAANETQSLGQGAPAFPVPSSALGSWKAFLGLQKTGQLGAGRMQHGQDVAXSLSLPLDPQEVAQGMCKAVPFTQVLSQLGCMAVYLLNHLCFGHCSSFYIXPFILCNSCVPARTRWAPVVLWCWAGSPASRRQVKMSTVRVEGCQCGSKA; translated from the exons ATGATCCTTAGCCAGCTGACCACTCTCTTGAGCCTGCTCAGTGGGGCCTGGCCGCCCACAGGCTCAGGGAGGCCTGGACCCCGAGGCCTCCCGGCTCAGCCCCAGGCTGCTGCCAATGAGACCCAGTCTCTGGGTCAAGGGGCCCCAGCTTTCCCAGTGCCGTCCTCTGCCCTTGGCAGCTGGAAGGCCTTCCTGGGCCTGCAGAAAACTGGGCAGCTGGGGGCCGGCAGGATGCAGCACGGGCAGGATGTGGC ATCACTGTCTCTGCCGCTGGACCCACAGGAAGTGGCCCAGGGGATGTGCAAAGCCGTGCCCTTCACTCaa GTGCTTTCCCAGCTGGGCTGCATGGCTGTCTACCTCCTCAATCACCTCTGCTTTGGCCACTGCTCCTCTTTCTACAT CCCGTTCATCCTCTGCAACAGCTGTGTGCCCGCTCGCACGCGCTGGGCACCTGTGGTCCTCTGGTGTTGGGCGGGCAGCCCAGCCTCCCGTCGCCAGGTGAAG ATGTCCACTGTGCGGGTTGAGGGGTGTCAGTGCGGATCAAAGGCATGA